In Felis catus isolate Fca126 chromosome A2, F.catus_Fca126_mat1.0, whole genome shotgun sequence, the following proteins share a genomic window:
- the IP6K2 gene encoding inositol hexakisphosphate kinase 2 isoform X2 encodes MVSSFLAVLIFVRFADEFGASGNIETKEQGVVSVRFEEDEDRNLCLIAYPLKGDHGIVDSVDNSDCEPKSKLLRWTNKKHHVLETEKSPKDWVRQHRKEEKMKSHKLEEEFEWLKKSEVLYYSVEKKGNVSSQLKHYNPWSMKCHQQQLQRMKENAKHRNQYKFILLENLTSRYEVPCVLDLKMGTRQHGDDASEEKAANQIRKCQQSTSAVIGVRVCGMQVYQAGSGQLMFMNKYHGRKLSVQGFKEALFQFFHNGRYLRRELLGPVLKKLAELKAILERQESYRFYSSSLLVIYDGKEWPEVALDSDAEDLEDLSEESADESAGAYAYKPIGTSSVDVRMIDFAHTTCRLYGEDSVVHEGQDAGYIFGLQSLIDIVTEISEESGE; translated from the exons ATGGTGTCATCTTTTCTAGCTGTTTTGATATTTGTTAGGTTTGCAGATGAGTTTGGGGCCTCTGGCAACATAGAGACTAAGGAACAGG GTGTGGTATCAGTTCGCTTTGAAGAAGATGAAGACAGGAACTTGTGTTTAATAGCATATCCATTAAAAGGGGACCACGGAATTGTGGACAGTGTAGACAATTCAGACTGTGAACCAAAAAGTAAGCTTCTGAGGtggacaaacaaaaaacatcacgtcctagagacagaaaagagCCCCAAGGACTGGGTGAGACAGCACCGGAAAGAGGAGAAGATGAAAAG CCATAAGTTAGAAGAAGAATTTGAGTGGCTAAAGAAATCTGAAGTCTTGTACTACAGCGTAGAGAAAAAGGGGAATGTCAGTTCCCAGCTTAAACACTATAACCCCTGGAGCATGAAGTGTCACCAGCAACAGTTACAGAGAATGAAGGAGAATGCAAAACATCGGAACCAATACA AATTCATCTTACTGGAAAATCTGACTTCCCGCTATGAGGTGCCTTGTGTCCTGGACCTCAAGATGGGTACCCGCCAGCATGGTGATGATGCTTCAGAGGAGAAGGCAGCCAACCAGATCCGCAAGTGCCAGCAGAGCACATCTGCTGTCATCGGTGTCCGTGTGTGTGGCATGCAG GTGTACCAGGCAGGGAGTGGGCAGCTTATGTTCATGAACAAGTACCACGGACgaaagctgtcagtgcagggcttcAAGGAGGCacttttccaatttttccacaatGGTCGGTATCTGCGCCGTGAACTCCTGGGCCCTGTGCTTAAGAAGCTGGCTGAGCTCAAAGCCATTTTGGAGCGACAGGAGTCCTACCGCTTCTACTCAAGCTCCCTATTGGTCATCTATGATGGCAAAGAATGGCCTGAGGTGGCCCTGGACTCAGATGCTGAGGACTTGGAGGACCTGTCTGAGGAGTCAGCTGATGAGTCTGCAGGTGCCTATGCCTACAAGCCCATCGGCACCAGCTCAGTGGACGTGCGCATGATCGACTTTGCACACACCACCTGCAGGCTGTATGGCGAGGACAGCGTGGTACATGAGGGCCAGGATGCTGGCTATATCTTCGGGCTCCAGAGCCTCATAGACATTGTCACAGAGATAAGCGAGGAAAGTGGGGAGTGA